The DNA segment GGCAATTCATCCATCATTTCGGCATCGGGAGAACTGCCTGCTTTCCTGTCTAGGAAGACCACTCGGCTGGCATGAATCTCCAGCCGAAGACGATTCTGCCCATCATTCCCGGTCCAAGTTTTCGTTTTCAGCCGACCCTGGGCATAGACCTGCTGGCCTTTGGTCAGAAACTGGTTGCAGGTTTCTGCCTGACCACCCCAAACCACTATATCGAACCACTCGGTTTCCTTCACCGGTGCACCATCGGCAGCATTTCGCATGTAATTGGTTGCCAGGCTGAAATTGCATACCGGTTTTCCGTTGGGAGTGAACCGCATTTCCGGGTCACTCCCAACATTCCCGATAACCATCATCTCATTGAG comes from the Dehalococcoidia bacterium genome and includes:
- the ssb gene encoding single-stranded DNA-binding protein, translating into MAYLNEMMVIGNVGSDPEMRFTPNGKPVCNFSLATNYMRNAADGAPVKETEWFDIVVWGGQAETCNQFLTKGQQVYAQGRLKTKTWTGNDGQNRLRLEIHASRVVFLDRKAGSSPDAEMMDELPS